The following are encoded in a window of Dictyostelium discoideum AX4 chromosome 6 chromosome, whole genome shotgun sequence genomic DNA:
- a CDS encoding ribonucleotide reductase-related, which produces MMNRDREDIEKVLKYFENETEYIIQLLHHSAKLNNEEMFMYIFEKYKHTITDNKIYILINSIFKDNNLKMAQFIFKNFENEISPLDIWKMYKKTLANQWVVEEIESSDDGLDWEKKLTNDERDFFSNVLAFFVASCGIINKNLNRFMSKVQIPEAKCFYNYQIHIKYLHSETYSLLIETCIKDKNIKDKLFNAIETIPCVKKKAEWALKWINESFEKRLVALVAFESIFFSGSFRIISLLKKRSLMQGLTFSNELIN; this is translated from the exons ATGATGAA tagGGATAGagaagatattgaaaaagttttaaaatatttcgAAAATGAAACAGAATATATTATTCAATTACTACACCATTCagcaaaattaaataatgaagaaatgTTTATGTATATATTCGAAAAGTATAAACATACAATAACTGATAATAAAAtctatatattaataaatagtatattcaaagataataatttaaaaatggctcaatttatatttaaaaattttgaaaatgaaatatcaCCATTGg ACATCTGGaaaatgtataaaaaaacacTTGCAAATCAATGGGTAGTTGAAGAAATAGAATCAAGTGATGATGGATTAGATTGGgagaaaaaattaacaaatgatGAACGTGATTTCTTCTCAAATGTTTTAGCATTTTTTGTTGCATCTTGTggtattataaataaaaaccttAATAGATTTATGTCTAAAGTACAAATTCCAGAAGCGAAATGTTTCtataattatcaaattcatattaaatatttacattCCGAAACTTATAG tcttttaattgaaactTGTATTAaggataaaaatattaaagataaaCTTTTTAATGCAATTGAAACAATCCCATGTGTTAAAAAGAAGGCAGAATGGGCTTTAAAATGGATAAatgaatcatttgaaaaacGTCTAGTAGCACTCGTAGCATTTGAAAGTATATTTTTCAGTGGAAGTTTTCGTATAATCAGTTTGTTAAAAAAGAGATCTTTGATGCAAGGtttaacattttcaaatgaattgattaattaa